In one Nicotiana sylvestris chromosome 8, ASM39365v2, whole genome shotgun sequence genomic region, the following are encoded:
- the LOC104226393 gene encoding uncharacterized WD repeat-containing protein C2A9.03-like, translated as MSHQQEDDADYMANEYEMEAIDDDMDDEFHGRDIDASDSDADEYDYMNNKMQDTSAAEARRGRDIQGIPWERLSITREKYRQTRLEQYKNYENVPQSGEASEKDCKTTNKEASYYDFRRNSRSVKSTILHFQLRNLVWATSKHDVYLMSHFSVIHWSSLTCSKTEVLNVSGHVAPCEKHPGSLLEGFTQTQVSTLTVKDKLLVAGGFQGELICKYLDRPGVCFCSRTTYDDNAITNAVEIYNTASGALHFIASNNDSGVRDFDMEKFQLSKHFRFPWPVNHASLSPDGKLIAIVGDNPDGLLVDSRNAKIVSPLCGHGDFSFASAWHPDGLTFATGNQDKTCRVWDIRNLSKSVVALKGNLGAIRSIRYTSDGRYMAMAEPADFVHVFDVKGGYEQEQEIDFFGEISGLSFSPDTESLFVGVWDRTYGSLLEFGRRHNYTYLDTII; from the exons ATGTCCCATCAACAAGAGGATGATGCTGATTACATGGCAAATGAATATGAAATGGAAGCTATAGATGATGATATGGATGATGAGTTCCATGGCAGAGATATTGATGCCTCTGATTCAGATGCAGATGAGTATGACTACATG aataatAAAATGCAAGATACCTCTGCTGCTGAGGCACGGAGAGGTAGAGACATTCAAGGGATTCCCTGGGAAAGACTTAGCATAACCAGGGAGAAATACAGGCAAACGAGATTAGAACAATATAAGAACTATGAAAATGTTCCACAATCTGGGGAGGCATCAGAGAAG GACTGCAAAACCACAAACAAAGAGGCTTCGTACTATGACTTCAGACGTAATTCAAGATCTGTTAAATCAACAATTTTACACTTCCAG CTGAGGAACTTGGTGTGGGCAACCTCCAAGCATGATGTGTACCTTATGTCACATTTTTCCGTCATTCACTGGTCATCCTTGACCTGCAGCAAAACTGAAGTTCTGAATGTATCAGGGCACGTAGCACCATGTGAG AAGCATCCTGGGAGCCTTTTAGAAGGATTTACACAGACTCAAGTCAGCACTCTTACGGTGAAAGACAAGTTGCTTGTTGCTGGGGGATTTCAAGGAGAACTTATTTGCAAG TATTTAGACAGGCCTGGAGTTTGCTTCTGTTCCCGGACAACATATGACGACAATGCAATTACTAATGCTGTTGAGATTTATAACACTGCCAG TGGCGCACTTCATTTTATAGCTTCAAATAACGACTCTGGAGTTAGAGATTTCGATATGGAGAAATTTCAACTGTCCAAGCATTTCCGTTTTCCCTGGCCAGTGAAT CATGCATCCCTGAGCCCTGACGGTAAGCTTATCGCCATAGTTGGAGATAATCCCGACGGTTTATTGGTCGATTCCAGAAATGCAAAG ATTGTTTCGCCTTTGTGCGGACATGGTGACTTCTCGTTTGCGTCAGCATGGCATCCTGATGGCCTAACTTTTGCAACTGGGAACCAGGATAAAACCTGCAGAGTATGGGACATACGGAACTTGTCGAAATCAGTTGTTGCTTTGAAGGGTAACCTTGGGGCTATTCGGTCAATCCGCTACACATCTGATGGCAGATATATGGCTATGGCAGAACCTGCAGACTTCGTTCATGTTTTTGATGTAAAAGGTGGGTATGAGCAGGAGCAAGAAATTGATTTCTTTGGTGAGATATCAGGTCTGTCTTTTAGTCCTGATACAGAGTCTCTTTTCGTTGGAGTTTGGGATCGCACATATGGTAGCCTTCTGGAGTTTGGACGACGGCACAACTACACATACCTTGATACAATAATCTGA